A genomic region of uncultured Paludibaculum sp. contains the following coding sequences:
- the tatC gene encoding twin-arginine translocase subunit TatC, whose protein sequence is MPDHTNDPQEPRPELDPEHDGRLTPESTSGNLDPYAKEDGLAEEVTAVPAETTPVTAVTPAPVTAVAPPAPPAPPKTTDPEEDDEEDDGMLRMSFLEHLEELRFRIIRALMGLGVAFGVCLFYTDKLWDAVREPAASALKQLGLPEDLAQITPIEGFSIIWVKIPVICALFIASPWILYQVWAFIAPGLYKKERKLATPFIFTTAGLFIAGGAFAYFVAFRFGLAFLLGIGVGHGVKPVVSITEYTDLFVNVILGVALVFELPVLIFFLTLLRIASPRFLLTHSRYAILIIVILAAVITPTPDAVNLTIFAAPMILLYFAGVFASHLLVLSREGRKFPWYRVVYGVLVVVAIIAGLLWLALTKYGYHWLWKWPFLMK, encoded by the coding sequence ATGCCGGATCATACAAACGACCCGCAAGAACCACGTCCGGAGCTTGACCCGGAGCACGATGGGCGCCTGACGCCCGAATCTACGTCCGGGAATCTTGACCCGTACGCAAAGGAAGATGGCCTGGCTGAAGAAGTGACGGCGGTACCGGCGGAAACGACGCCGGTCACCGCCGTTACTCCGGCGCCCGTGACCGCTGTCGCGCCTCCTGCCCCGCCCGCCCCCCCGAAAACCACAGACCCCGAAGAAGACGACGAGGAAGACGATGGCATGCTACGGATGTCCTTCCTGGAGCACCTGGAAGAGCTGCGATTCCGCATCATCCGGGCGCTGATGGGGTTGGGCGTAGCGTTTGGGGTCTGCCTGTTCTATACCGACAAGCTGTGGGACGCGGTTCGCGAACCGGCCGCCAGCGCATTGAAACAATTGGGTTTGCCCGAGGATCTGGCGCAGATTACGCCGATCGAGGGCTTCAGCATTATCTGGGTAAAGATCCCTGTGATCTGCGCCTTGTTCATCGCCTCCCCGTGGATCCTGTACCAGGTTTGGGCCTTTATCGCGCCGGGCCTGTATAAGAAGGAACGGAAACTGGCGACGCCGTTCATCTTTACGACGGCGGGCCTATTCATTGCCGGCGGCGCTTTCGCTTACTTCGTGGCATTCCGGTTTGGCCTCGCCTTCCTGCTGGGCATCGGCGTGGGCCACGGCGTGAAACCGGTGGTTTCGATCACCGAATATACAGATTTGTTCGTGAATGTGATTCTGGGCGTGGCCCTGGTTTTCGAACTGCCCGTCCTGATCTTCTTCCTCACCCTGCTGCGCATCGCGTCGCCCAGGTTCCTGCTGACGCATTCGCGTTACGCCATTCTGATCATCGTGATCCTGGCCGCGGTGATTACGCCGACGCCGGATGCCGTGAATCTGACGATTTTCGCCGCGCCGATGATCCTGCTTTACTTTGCCGGTGTATTCGCCAGTCATCTGTTGGTGTTGAGCCGCGAAGGCAGGAAGTTCCCCTGGTACCGTGTGGTTTACGGTGTACTGGTGGTAGTCGCGATCATCGCCGGTCTGCTTTGGCTGGCCCTAACGAAATATGGGTATCATTGGCTGTGGAAATGGCCGTTTCTAATGAAGTAG
- a CDS encoding Gfo/Idh/MocA family oxidoreductase, whose amino-acid sequence MMITRREAAKGAALTALSYSRVMGANDRIGLGVIGTGNRGTYVMTLFQKNADVEVRALCDVYAARIDEAQQKAPGTKTFRAHEELLALKEVDAVLIGSPDHWHKTHAVDAMNAGKDVYVEKPMCRTRDEAPLMVKAARINDRILQIGVQQRSGPIYIEPLELFVRTGKLGKIAHIDAIWHGGVTRRMVTEPAEKPSNLDWVRFLGPVKYRDWDPGQYFNFRAYLDYNGGKMTDFGHHWMDVVHMYMGERAPRTVSFAGGIYYDFKDGRTAPDTCNALFEYDGFSTLFQSNAYGNPPEYGITFYGDKGRLFVNRNRYEFVSAEKGAQPVVKRTPGDITADHVRNFLDCCKSRKHPNGDCGVASISILPPLLAVQSYVEKRQIRFDPDRLEVFPL is encoded by the coding sequence ATGATGATCACCCGGCGTGAAGCGGCGAAAGGAGCGGCCCTGACGGCTCTCTCCTACTCGCGAGTGATGGGAGCCAACGACCGTATTGGGTTGGGCGTGATCGGCACAGGCAATCGCGGCACCTATGTCATGACGCTGTTCCAGAAGAATGCCGACGTCGAGGTGCGGGCCCTGTGCGACGTGTACGCCGCGAGAATTGATGAAGCGCAGCAGAAGGCTCCAGGGACGAAGACGTTCAGGGCACACGAAGAACTGTTGGCACTCAAGGAAGTCGATGCGGTGTTGATCGGTTCACCGGATCACTGGCACAAAACGCACGCCGTCGACGCCATGAACGCCGGCAAGGACGTCTATGTCGAAAAGCCGATGTGCCGCACGCGGGACGAGGCGCCTCTGATGGTGAAGGCGGCTCGTATCAATGACCGGATTCTCCAGATTGGCGTGCAGCAGCGTTCGGGACCCATCTATATAGAGCCGCTGGAGCTTTTTGTGCGGACCGGCAAACTGGGCAAGATCGCCCACATCGACGCGATCTGGCATGGCGGTGTGACACGGCGGATGGTCACGGAACCGGCGGAGAAGCCGTCGAATCTCGATTGGGTTCGATTCCTAGGGCCGGTGAAGTACCGGGACTGGGATCCGGGTCAGTATTTCAACTTCCGCGCCTATCTTGACTATAACGGTGGGAAGATGACGGACTTCGGCCACCACTGGATGGATGTCGTCCACATGTATATGGGCGAGAGAGCTCCGCGAACGGTGAGCTTTGCTGGGGGCATCTACTACGATTTCAAGGACGGCCGGACGGCGCCGGATACCTGCAATGCTCTATTCGAGTACGACGGCTTCTCCACCCTGTTCCAGTCGAATGCCTACGGCAACCCGCCGGAGTACGGCATCACGTTCTATGGCGATAAAGGCAGGCTGTTCGTGAACCGGAATCGGTACGAATTCGTTTCGGCTGAGAAGGGTGCCCAGCCGGTGGTGAAGCGCACACCGGGCGACATCACGGCGGATCACGTCAGGAACTTCCTGGATTGCTGCAAGTCGCGAAAGCACCCGAATGGTGACTGTGGCGTGGCTTCGATATCAATATTACCGCCACTGCTGGCGGTCCAATCCTACGTGGAGAAACGGCAGATTCGCTTTGATCCAGACCGTTTGGAGGTGTTTCCGCTGTAG
- a CDS encoding GntR family transcriptional regulator gives MSTQPARTQPVRSSQPEQGVRAVRQENTLAQKAYRLVRERILKGEYPPGAALSRRRLADEFGMSLLPVAEALQRLVNDGLLESRPRVGTRVRTPTRDEVKDRYLLREALESQSARLFAERATTKDKAEILRMAKHLDHLYACCDGAETDHEFRLSVRVYHVKFHLRIAEMGGCALLRQSIEREQDLLFSWLSDTAAQVHPLPARYHSELAEALCTGDIQVADEAIRQHIRYALDELLKIAYQPNGTRWRMAPKSAK, from the coding sequence ATGAGCACGCAACCCGCTCGCACCCAACCCGTTCGGAGTTCTCAGCCGGAACAGGGGGTGCGTGCGGTGCGCCAGGAAAACACCCTGGCGCAAAAGGCGTACCGTCTCGTTCGCGAACGGATCCTTAAGGGCGAATATCCTCCAGGTGCGGCGCTTTCCCGGCGGCGCCTGGCGGACGAGTTCGGAATGAGCCTGCTGCCAGTGGCCGAGGCGCTCCAGCGGTTGGTCAACGACGGATTACTGGAAAGCCGGCCGAGGGTAGGGACAAGGGTCCGGACGCCCACACGCGATGAGGTGAAGGACCGGTACCTCCTTCGGGAAGCACTGGAGAGCCAATCCGCGCGATTGTTTGCCGAGCGGGCGACGACCAAGGACAAGGCCGAGATCCTGCGCATGGCGAAGCATCTGGATCATCTCTACGCCTGTTGCGACGGGGCAGAGACAGATCACGAGTTCCGGCTGTCAGTGCGCGTCTACCACGTGAAGTTTCACCTGCGTATTGCCGAGATGGGCGGATGTGCCCTGCTGCGGCAGTCCATCGAGCGCGAGCAGGATCTGTTATTCAGTTGGTTGTCCGACACGGCCGCGCAGGTGCATCCGCTGCCCGCGCGGTACCACTCGGAGTTGGCGGAGGCACTTTGTACCGGCGATATTCAGGTAGCGGACGAAGCCATCCGGCAGCACATCCGCTATGCGCTGGATGAGTTGCTGAAGATCGCCTACCAGCCGAACGGGACGCGGTGGCGCATGGCGCCCAAGTCCGCGAAGTAA
- the dut gene encoding dUTP diphosphatase has protein sequence MKILINRVHPDAELPAYAHGPLEDAGMDLKSLADLVLEPNQPALVPTGLSIELPPGYEAQLRPRSGLALRHAITLPNAPATIDPGYRGEIRVILLNLGTAPYQIHKGDRIAQMVIARYETIEWQEGSLNDSARGSGGFGSSGR, from the coding sequence ATGAAGATTCTCATCAACCGGGTTCATCCCGATGCCGAACTGCCCGCCTACGCGCACGGCCCGCTGGAAGACGCGGGTATGGATCTGAAATCGTTGGCAGATCTCGTCCTGGAGCCCAATCAGCCAGCCCTGGTCCCAACCGGACTCTCCATTGAGCTCCCTCCCGGCTACGAAGCCCAGTTGCGCCCTCGCAGCGGCCTGGCCTTGCGTCACGCCATCACTTTGCCCAACGCACCGGCCACCATTGACCCGGGCTACCGGGGCGAAATCCGCGTGATTCTCCTGAACCTGGGTACGGCGCCCTACCAGATACACAAAGGCGACCGGATCGCGCAGATGGTCATAGCCCGCTATGAGACGATCGAATGGCAAGAAGGAAGCCTAAACGATTCCGCGCGCGGTTCGGGCGGCTTCGGATCCAGCGGACGGTGA
- a CDS encoding ATP-binding protein: protein MYSTIFGSLAVRAPLACVLLQLLFPSFCHPAERPPLKHLLFLNSYHEGYHWSDELLRGVRSALEGQPFQVEVWTENMDMKRQSGPRPLMNLRTYLERKYRGRKLDAVVACDDDAIRFALDNDRNLFGGAPVIFCGLNDWTVADEARRLGFTGVLEDFAIGAILDLATRLNPNARHVWVVNDNSPAGWQQKRSFQQIAKQRPRMRFDFLDGSELSLDEIVTAMGRVNAGDLVILTAFAHDRTGDYLDREESQRRIAQASAGQIYSPSISSLGQGILAGNDNAGFQHGALTGRKAVQVLRGDPIDSIPIEKHTRERYVFDYDQLAKHRIDMGLLPAGSRVIHRPSSFYTENRTAIWIAFAALMVESAIILFLLVNIRRRRAAENALARKAEELSAANRDLLAEMDERRKAEGRVRTIQEQFWQSQKMEAVGRLAGGIAHDFNNLLTVIGGYGRMILEGIQPESNQGRVEQMVKASDRAAELTSQLLAFGRKNVIQPKAISLNDVVTDNSGMLQRIIGEDIKFSTELQDGLAAVMADSGQISQVLLNLAANARDAMAANGEFRIETSVVFLGRDYALEHADVEPGRYVQLAVSDTGCGMDEETRQRSFEPFFTTKPVGKGTGLGLSTVYGIIKQAGGHLWVYSEPGKGTTLKIHLPALTSEADLELRVEPETRDLNGSETILVVEDQGEVRSFVVNALESHGYSVLSAKSGEDALSLLARKGVRPDLLLTDVVMPGIDGRALAEKAAERQPGLKVLYTSGYTEAAIVSRGVLEPDLVYLPKPFAHGELLHRVRQALD, encoded by the coding sequence TTGTACAGCACAATCTTCGGCAGCCTGGCTGTTCGTGCGCCCTTGGCCTGCGTCCTTCTCCAACTGCTGTTTCCGTCCTTTTGCCACCCAGCGGAGCGGCCTCCCCTCAAACACCTCCTGTTCCTGAACTCCTACCACGAGGGCTATCACTGGAGCGACGAGTTGCTGCGCGGAGTCCGCTCGGCCCTGGAAGGGCAGCCATTCCAGGTGGAAGTCTGGACCGAGAACATGGACATGAAGCGGCAGTCCGGGCCCCGTCCGCTGATGAATCTGCGGACGTATCTCGAGCGCAAGTACCGCGGCCGGAAGCTGGATGCTGTAGTTGCGTGCGATGACGACGCGATCCGGTTTGCTCTGGATAATGACCGCAACCTGTTCGGCGGCGCGCCGGTCATCTTCTGCGGCCTGAATGACTGGACAGTGGCGGACGAGGCGCGGCGTCTGGGGTTCACCGGGGTGCTGGAAGATTTTGCGATCGGGGCAATTCTCGATCTGGCCACGCGACTCAACCCGAACGCTCGGCATGTGTGGGTGGTGAACGATAACTCTCCAGCCGGCTGGCAGCAAAAGCGCAGTTTCCAGCAGATCGCGAAACAGCGTCCACGGATGCGGTTTGACTTCCTGGATGGCTCGGAGCTCTCGCTGGACGAGATCGTAACGGCCATGGGGCGTGTCAATGCCGGCGATCTGGTGATCCTGACGGCGTTCGCCCACGACCGGACCGGAGACTACCTTGACCGTGAGGAATCACAACGGCGGATTGCCCAAGCCTCGGCCGGACAGATCTACAGCCCTTCCATCAGTTCGCTGGGCCAGGGGATTCTGGCGGGCAACGACAATGCCGGCTTTCAACATGGCGCGCTCACTGGCCGGAAGGCTGTGCAAGTGCTGCGTGGGGACCCGATCGATAGCATCCCAATCGAGAAGCACACGCGGGAACGCTACGTATTCGACTACGACCAACTGGCAAAGCATCGCATCGACATGGGATTGCTTCCGGCCGGCAGCCGCGTGATCCATAGACCGTCGTCGTTCTACACCGAGAACCGGACGGCCATCTGGATCGCTTTTGCCGCCCTGATGGTGGAATCGGCGATCATCCTCTTCCTGTTGGTGAACATCCGAAGGAGACGGGCGGCCGAGAATGCATTGGCCAGAAAGGCCGAGGAACTGTCAGCGGCCAACAGAGACCTGCTGGCTGAGATGGACGAGCGGAGGAAGGCCGAGGGCCGTGTCCGGACGATCCAGGAGCAGTTCTGGCAGTCGCAGAAGATGGAGGCAGTCGGCCGGCTGGCGGGCGGCATCGCTCACGATTTCAACAATCTACTGACGGTGATTGGAGGGTATGGCCGGATGATTCTGGAGGGCATCCAGCCGGAATCCAACCAGGGCAGGGTCGAGCAGATGGTGAAAGCGAGCGACCGCGCGGCGGAGCTCACCAGCCAACTGCTGGCGTTTGGCCGCAAGAACGTGATTCAGCCCAAGGCCATCTCCTTGAACGATGTCGTGACGGACAACAGCGGCATGCTCCAACGAATCATCGGCGAGGACATCAAATTCTCGACGGAGCTTCAGGATGGATTGGCCGCGGTGATGGCGGATTCCGGCCAAATCAGCCAGGTGCTGCTCAATCTGGCGGCCAACGCCCGGGATGCCATGGCGGCGAACGGCGAGTTTCGCATCGAGACATCGGTGGTCTTCCTCGGTAGAGACTATGCGCTGGAACATGCCGACGTGGAGCCCGGCCGGTACGTGCAACTGGCGGTGAGCGATACGGGCTGCGGTATGGATGAGGAGACGCGGCAGCGAAGTTTCGAACCATTCTTCACGACCAAACCGGTGGGGAAGGGGACAGGCCTGGGACTCTCGACGGTCTACGGGATCATCAAGCAGGCGGGTGGGCACCTGTGGGTGTACAGCGAGCCCGGCAAGGGGACAACGCTCAAAATTCATCTGCCGGCTCTGACCTCAGAGGCCGATTTGGAACTGCGAGTGGAACCGGAGACCCGGGATTTGAACGGGAGCGAGACGATTCTGGTGGTGGAAGACCAGGGGGAAGTGCGGAGCTTCGTGGTGAACGCGCTAGAGTCGCACGGCTACAGTGTGCTCTCGGCGAAGTCCGGCGAGGACGCGCTCAGCCTGCTGGCGCGCAAGGGCGTGAGGCCCGACCTGCTGCTGACGGATGTCGTGATGCCGGGCATCGACGGGCGGGCGCTGGCGGAGAAGGCGGCCGAGCGGCAGCCCGGCCTGAAGGTGCTTTACACGTCGGGCTATACGGAAGCGGCGATCGTGAGCAGGGGTGTCCTGGAGCCTGATCTCGTGTACCTGCCAAAGCCATTCGCGCACGGCGAACTGCTGCATAGGGTGAGGCAGGCGCTGGACTGA
- a CDS encoding ABC transporter permease — translation MPNLLPDIRFALRSLLRSRGFAVASVACLALGIGATTSIFSVVNAVLLRPLSYKNPEGLARIYTEFPRFPNGGLRRFWTSGPEFLELRRDLRSWQSIDAWRLGGVNLSGSTEPLRIMAGFVSGGLMETLGVQPRLGRLLTKSDDVPGANPAVVLSAGLWNRAFGSDPNILRREVWLDGRKANVIGVMPEGFQYPPGETEPAEMWSAMQLDPARPGGRGGHGFNLLGRLKPGVTLEQARQEAAQYVRATGEKERANPNLHMLDPEGHPLVMYGLQQEVTGSVRPALLAMFAAVGFVLLIACGNVANLLLARAESRQREIAVRRAMGASTMGLIRQFVVEGILLSLGGAVAGLALAFGCLRLILSAAGASLPRATEIGLDTTVLAFTIGISIFTGIFFGFAPLAQSLPRSLAETLKAAGGRTTATREAHILRRLMITSEIALALVLLIGAGLMMSAFWKLQAVRSGIQPDNVMTMRMALPREVYRQPADILSFWARLEQRTRTLPGVVNASLVGGLPPIRPVNANDTQIEGFVQKQGGPIQNIDYWNSVGANYFATMGIQLLDGRFFNESDGASSQPVLIINETLARIYYPGQSPIGKRMRPDSDDPWRTIVGVVADVKNAGLDKPAGTELYFPMAQTEGNFRSSYLVARTQGDPMQLVSALRATIRELDPALPVSGVMPMTEVMAKAQARPRFLALLIALFSAVALGLAALGIYSVMAYSVAQRTNEFGIRMAMGAVQGDVLRLVLRQGLILGVVGVAAGAAGALALNRLLRGSLYGVGAFDPWPFVGMSALLLAVTALACLAPALRATRVDPVIALRYE, via the coding sequence ATGCCTAATCTCCTGCCGGACATTCGCTTCGCCTTACGATCGCTGCTGCGCAGCCGCGGCTTCGCCGTCGCCTCCGTTGCGTGCCTCGCGTTGGGCATCGGTGCGACTACATCGATCTTCAGCGTGGTGAACGCTGTGCTGCTGCGGCCGCTGTCCTATAAGAACCCGGAAGGGCTGGCGCGCATCTACACCGAGTTCCCGCGCTTTCCCAATGGTGGGCTGAGGCGCTTCTGGACCTCCGGCCCTGAGTTCCTGGAACTGCGCCGCGATCTGCGCAGTTGGCAATCCATTGATGCCTGGCGGTTGGGTGGTGTGAATCTCTCCGGCTCCACTGAACCACTGCGCATTATGGCCGGATTCGTCAGCGGCGGCCTCATGGAGACGCTTGGCGTCCAACCGCGCCTGGGCCGGCTATTGACGAAATCTGATGACGTGCCCGGAGCCAACCCCGCCGTGGTTCTCAGCGCCGGCCTCTGGAACCGTGCCTTCGGCAGCGATCCTAACATTCTGCGGCGTGAAGTCTGGCTGGATGGCCGCAAGGCCAATGTCATTGGGGTCATGCCCGAGGGCTTCCAGTATCCGCCCGGCGAAACCGAACCCGCCGAGATGTGGAGCGCCATGCAACTGGATCCCGCGCGCCCTGGTGGCCGTGGCGGCCACGGCTTCAATCTATTGGGCCGCCTCAAACCAGGAGTCACACTGGAGCAAGCCCGGCAGGAGGCCGCCCAGTATGTCCGCGCCACAGGCGAAAAGGAACGGGCGAATCCCAATCTGCATATGCTCGACCCCGAGGGCCACCCCCTGGTGATGTACGGCCTTCAACAGGAGGTCACCGGCAGTGTGCGTCCTGCCCTGCTTGCCATGTTCGCAGCCGTGGGTTTCGTACTGCTCATCGCCTGCGGCAATGTAGCCAATCTCCTGCTGGCCCGGGCCGAATCCAGGCAGCGTGAAATCGCAGTACGCCGCGCCATGGGGGCGTCGACCATGGGTTTGATCCGCCAATTTGTAGTGGAAGGCATCCTGCTCTCGCTCGGCGGCGCCGTCGCCGGGCTTGCCCTCGCCTTCGGCTGCCTGCGTCTCATCCTCTCGGCCGCTGGAGCCAGTCTGCCTCGTGCCACTGAGATCGGCCTGGATACGACTGTTCTCGCCTTCACCATCGGCATCTCGATCTTCACCGGCATCTTCTTTGGGTTCGCACCACTGGCTCAATCCCTGCCCCGCTCCCTGGCCGAGACGCTCAAGGCCGCCGGCGGCCGCACCACCGCTACCAGGGAAGCCCACATACTGCGCCGCCTGATGATCACCTCCGAGATCGCGCTCGCCCTGGTTCTACTAATCGGCGCCGGGCTCATGATGAGCGCCTTCTGGAAACTGCAGGCCGTCCGCAGCGGCATTCAGCCAGACAACGTCATGACCATGCGCATGGCTTTGCCGCGCGAGGTCTACCGCCAGCCCGCGGACATCCTCTCTTTTTGGGCGAGACTGGAGCAGCGCACCCGGACACTTCCTGGCGTCGTGAACGCCTCCCTTGTCGGCGGCTTGCCGCCCATACGGCCCGTCAACGCCAACGATACGCAGATCGAGGGCTTCGTACAGAAGCAGGGCGGGCCCATCCAGAACATCGACTACTGGAACAGCGTAGGCGCGAACTACTTCGCCACCATGGGCATCCAGCTCCTCGACGGCCGCTTCTTCAACGAGAGCGACGGCGCCTCCAGCCAGCCCGTGCTGATCATCAACGAAACCCTGGCGCGCATCTACTATCCCGGCCAAAGCCCCATCGGGAAACGCATGCGGCCCGACTCCGACGACCCGTGGAGAACCATTGTCGGCGTCGTAGCCGACGTGAAGAATGCGGGGCTGGACAAACCGGCCGGCACTGAATTGTATTTCCCGATGGCCCAGACCGAAGGCAACTTCCGCTCGTCTTACCTCGTCGCCCGCACCCAGGGCGACCCCATGCAACTGGTATCGGCCCTCCGCGCCACCATCCGCGAACTCGACCCCGCGCTGCCTGTATCGGGTGTCATGCCGATGACCGAGGTGATGGCCAAGGCGCAGGCCCGGCCTCGCTTCCTGGCCCTGCTGATCGCCCTCTTCTCCGCCGTCGCCCTGGGACTCGCGGCGCTCGGCATCTATAGCGTAATGGCCTACTCCGTCGCGCAGCGCACCAATGAATTCGGAATCCGCATGGCCATGGGCGCCGTGCAAGGGGACGTCCTGCGCCTTGTGCTGCGCCAGGGCCTGATCCTTGGCGTGGTGGGCGTGGCCGCCGGCGCGGCCGGTGCGCTCGCCCTCAATCGCCTGTTACGCGGTTCGCTCTATGGCGTGGGCGCCTTCGACCCCTGGCCCTTCGTGGGGATGAGCGCCTTGCTGCTGGCCGTCACCGCGTTGGCCTGCCTGGCGCCGGCGCTCCGGGCCACACGTGTCGATCCGGTGATCGCGCTTCGCTACGAATGA
- a CDS encoding twin-arginine translocase TatA/TatE family subunit: protein MGPLGWQETLVIFVLVLLLFGPKKLPEVGKNIAKAISEFRRASNDLKDTWQREMANLEKETQEIRKETESLAQITNDTVNDTSYYNYDSSYDYGAYGYPESGDASTTTSTDSTAVSASATQGADSTGAAATEVAEAAPNLKAAEGAVPTSGTTASSPLESSSTEPSAAR, encoded by the coding sequence ATGGGTCCGCTAGGCTGGCAAGAGACCCTTGTCATATTCGTGTTGGTCCTGCTGCTCTTCGGGCCGAAGAAGTTGCCCGAGGTCGGCAAAAATATCGCCAAGGCCATCAGTGAGTTCCGCCGGGCTTCCAACGATTTGAAGGACACCTGGCAACGCGAAATGGCGAATCTGGAGAAGGAAACTCAGGAGATCCGCAAGGAGACTGAGTCACTCGCCCAGATTACCAACGATACGGTCAACGACACGAGTTACTACAACTACGATTCGTCGTACGACTACGGTGCCTATGGGTATCCGGAGTCGGGCGATGCGTCAACAACGACAAGTACGGATTCTACCGCCGTAAGCGCTTCCGCAACTCAGGGCGCTGACAGCACCGGTGCGGCCGCCACAGAGGTGGCCGAAGCGGCTCCAAACTTGAAAGCGGCCGAAGGCGCCGTGCCCACTTCCGGCACGACGGCCTCCTCGCCGTTGGAAAGTTCCTCCACGGAGCCGTCGGCAGCCCGCTAG
- a CDS encoding methyltransferase domain-containing protein — protein MESPKLEQTLDKMRRDWDERARENARFYVNTERTDWTDEDFYASGERTFAEEILTDLTNICQGKDPRQMRVLEIGCGAGRVTRAFAKYFGEVHAVDVSGEMVALATKAVQPFPGAHVYQNNGMDLSVIPTGEFDFAFSTIVFQHIPSREVIYNYVAEVNRLLRPGALFKFQVQGDPTLQTEVDDTWLGVPFSDQQAVEMAEKCGFEPRYRHGAGQQYFWLWFFKK, from the coding sequence ATGGAGTCACCGAAATTGGAACAGACCCTCGATAAGATGCGTCGCGACTGGGACGAACGCGCCCGCGAGAACGCACGCTTCTACGTCAACACGGAACGCACGGACTGGACCGATGAGGACTTCTACGCTTCTGGCGAGCGCACTTTTGCGGAAGAGATCCTCACAGACCTGACCAATATCTGCCAAGGCAAAGATCCCCGGCAGATGCGGGTTCTCGAAATCGGCTGTGGCGCCGGCCGGGTGACGCGCGCTTTCGCCAAGTACTTCGGCGAGGTCCATGCAGTCGATGTCAGCGGTGAAATGGTGGCGCTCGCAACGAAAGCTGTGCAGCCATTTCCTGGCGCCCATGTCTACCAGAACAATGGCATGGACCTGTCGGTAATCCCCACTGGGGAGTTCGACTTTGCGTTCTCCACGATCGTTTTCCAGCACATCCCCAGCCGCGAAGTGATCTACAATTACGTCGCCGAAGTGAACCGGTTGTTGAGGCCGGGCGCCCTGTTCAAGTTCCAGGTGCAGGGCGATCCCACTCTCCAAACCGAGGTGGACGACACCTGGCTCGGTGTACCGTTCTCCGATCAGCAGGCCGTGGAAATGGCGGAGAAGTGTGGATTCGAGCCGCGCTACCGGCACGGTGCCGGCCAGCAGTATTTCTGGCTCTGGTTCTTCAAGAAGTAG